In a single window of the Caulobacter soli genome:
- a CDS encoding GntR family transcriptional regulator, translating into MTAATVEEQGHDAVGLDTPHTEPATHTVLTRLRERIVTGEIAPDARLRAEALATEMNVSRTPIRSALAVLSAEGLVSYSVNRGYTVRAMSLGDIFDSIDTRAALEGLGARTSVDLGWSKEALGNLSRLSAAGRAVTDAGRWSEAIELEWYTINRQFHAQILHAAQNTVLRNAIRMTLVYPLFGDAARLCPTVAVCVPPRLRQVPVTPPDHILQSQDDHEKILAAIRAEDSLEAGRLMSDHVLATRTRLHAAAIRR; encoded by the coding sequence ATGACGGCGGCGACGGTTGAGGAACAGGGTCACGATGCGGTTGGGCTGGACACGCCCCACACCGAGCCCGCGACCCACACGGTGCTGACCCGTCTGCGCGAGCGGATCGTGACTGGCGAGATCGCCCCCGACGCCCGGTTGCGGGCCGAAGCCCTGGCGACCGAGATGAATGTCTCGCGCACCCCGATCCGCAGCGCCCTGGCGGTGCTCTCGGCCGAGGGACTGGTCAGCTACAGCGTCAATCGCGGCTACACCGTACGCGCCATGTCGCTGGGCGATATCTTCGATTCGATCGACACCCGCGCAGCGCTGGAAGGTCTGGGAGCCCGCACCTCGGTGGATCTGGGATGGTCCAAGGAGGCCCTTGGCAACCTGTCGCGCCTGAGCGCCGCCGGCCGTGCGGTGACCGACGCCGGTCGCTGGTCCGAGGCGATCGAGCTGGAATGGTACACGATCAACCGCCAGTTCCACGCCCAGATCCTGCACGCGGCGCAGAACACCGTGCTGCGCAACGCCATCCGCATGACGTTGGTCTACCCGCTGTTCGGGGACGCCGCGCGTCTTTGCCCGACCGTGGCCGTGTGCGTCCCGCCGCGCCTTCGCCAGGTGCCGGTCACGCCGCCCGATCACATCCTCCAGTCCCAGGACGATCACGAGAAGATCCTGGCCGCGATCCGAGCCGAGGACAGTTTGGAGGCGGGACGTCTCATGTCGGACCACGTTCTTGCTACCAGGACCCGTTTGCACGCGGCCGCCATTCGACGGTGA
- a CDS encoding CitMHS family transporter codes for MIDVLSQPAVLGLLMVVTFMTLIMTKRMSAIAALLIVPIAFGLLAGAGPRLGQMILDGVLQVAPTTLMLSFAVLYFAVMMDAGLFEPLVRKVLSIVGDDPLKISLGTAILATVVSLDGDGTTTALIVITAFLPVYRRVGMNPLILATLLGLANSLMNYVPWGGPAARAAAATHVDLAQVVGPILPAAAVGLLGVFGLAWLFGRSERRRLAGRATAVDVVNDGFAPIPATTDDEAARAFRRPKLFWFNLVLTLVLILGMVSGLAPLPVLMMSAFAIAITVNYPSLKDQKARLAAHADNVVNIVVLLFAAGAFTGILNGAGMADAMAKSALSIIPPQVGPYLAPITALVSMPLTFVMSNDAYYFGVVPVVAQAAAGFGIEPAAIARASLIGQPVHSLSPLLAPIYLACGLLGVDVADAQRFSLKWAVLICLVVLASALAMGAIPLRA; via the coding sequence GTGATCGACGTTCTGAGCCAGCCCGCCGTTCTCGGCCTGTTGATGGTCGTGACCTTCATGACGCTGATCATGACCAAGCGGATGTCGGCGATCGCGGCCCTGCTGATCGTGCCCATCGCCTTTGGCCTGCTGGCGGGGGCGGGGCCCAGGTTGGGTCAGATGATCCTGGACGGCGTCCTGCAGGTGGCGCCCACCACCCTGATGCTGTCGTTCGCGGTGCTCTATTTCGCGGTGATGATGGATGCGGGCCTGTTCGAACCTCTGGTGCGCAAGGTCCTGTCGATCGTCGGCGACGATCCCCTGAAGATCAGCCTTGGCACGGCGATCCTCGCCACGGTGGTGTCGCTGGACGGGGACGGCACGACCACGGCCCTGATCGTCATCACCGCCTTCCTGCCGGTCTATCGGCGCGTGGGCATGAATCCGCTGATCCTGGCCACCCTGCTGGGGCTGGCCAATTCGCTGATGAACTACGTGCCGTGGGGTGGGCCGGCGGCGCGGGCGGCGGCGGCCACCCACGTGGACCTGGCGCAGGTGGTCGGACCGATCCTGCCCGCCGCGGCGGTCGGCCTGCTGGGCGTCTTCGGCCTGGCCTGGCTGTTCGGTCGCTCGGAGCGCAGGCGGCTGGCCGGACGCGCGACCGCGGTCGACGTCGTCAATGACGGGTTCGCCCCGATCCCGGCCACGACCGACGACGAGGCGGCGCGCGCCTTCCGGCGACCCAAGCTTTTCTGGTTCAACCTGGTTCTGACCCTGGTGCTGATCCTGGGCATGGTCTCGGGGCTGGCGCCGCTGCCCGTGCTGATGATGTCGGCCTTCGCCATTGCCATCACCGTCAACTATCCGTCCCTGAAGGATCAGAAGGCGCGGCTGGCGGCCCACGCCGACAACGTGGTCAACATCGTGGTGCTGCTGTTCGCCGCCGGGGCCTTCACGGGCATCCTCAACGGCGCGGGCATGGCCGACGCCATGGCCAAGTCGGCCTTGTCGATCATCCCGCCGCAGGTGGGGCCCTACCTGGCTCCGATCACCGCCCTGGTCAGCATGCCCCTGACCTTCGTGATGTCCAACGACGCCTACTATTTCGGCGTGGTGCCGGTGGTGGCCCAGGCGGCGGCGGGCTTCGGCATCGAGCCAGCGGCCATCGCCCGCGCGTCGCTGATCGGTCAGCCGGTCCATTCGCTCAGCCCGCTGCTGGCGCCGATCTACCTGGCCTGCGGGCTGCTGGGCGTGGATGTCGCCGACGCCCAGCGCTTCAGCCTGAAGTGGGCGGTGCTGATCTGCCTGGTGGTCCTGGCCTCGGCTCTGGCCATGGGGGCGATCCCGCTCCGCGCCTGA
- a CDS encoding acyclic terpene utilization AtuA family protein — translation MGAHAIATDAGSTDSGAAYLALGMSKNNRSSVKRDLAILMKAGAEAGIPVIVGTSGQAGGDKNVDWTRDIALEIAAEHGLNPKIALLYSEVDKASLKVRNAAGQVKPLAPLGALDDATIDSCDHIVAVLGAEPYVSALEAGADLILGGRTTDTAVLSSFALLKGAPWGPAWHAAKIAECGSQCAVYRTKGAGVMISIDNDGFEVETLSLENRCDPHSVSAHMLYENSNPFRLTEPGGVLDVTQARYVALDERRVGVTGSVWEKTPYTVKLEGAGAGGYQTIMLVGIQDPEVLSRLDEFHDKMLAALRHRVDTTIGAAAGDYHISLRLYGWNAVSGDKPSEGTPAPREVGVLFVATAATQDMASQIAKACNAWFFHFPIVEDEELPSYGFAFTPADIERGAVYEFKLNHVVELDDPMELVRTTWIDLKKKEAA, via the coding sequence ATGGGCGCGCACGCCATCGCCACCGACGCGGGCTCCACCGACAGCGGCGCGGCCTACCTGGCGCTCGGCATGTCGAAGAACAATCGCTCGTCGGTGAAGCGCGACCTGGCGATCCTGATGAAGGCTGGGGCCGAGGCGGGCATTCCCGTCATCGTCGGCACCAGCGGCCAGGCTGGCGGCGACAAGAACGTCGACTGGACGCGCGACATCGCCCTCGAAATCGCCGCGGAGCACGGCCTCAACCCCAAGATCGCGCTGCTCTACTCCGAGGTGGACAAGGCCTCGCTGAAGGTTCGCAATGCGGCCGGCCAGGTTAAGCCGCTGGCTCCGTTGGGCGCCCTGGACGACGCCACCATCGACTCCTGTGACCACATCGTCGCGGTGCTGGGCGCCGAGCCCTATGTGTCGGCCCTTGAGGCCGGCGCCGACCTGATCCTGGGCGGCCGAACCACCGACACCGCCGTGCTGTCCAGCTTCGCCCTGCTGAAGGGCGCCCCATGGGGCCCGGCCTGGCACGCCGCCAAGATCGCCGAATGCGGCAGCCAGTGCGCGGTCTACCGGACCAAGGGCGCGGGCGTCATGATCAGCATCGACAACGACGGCTTCGAAGTGGAGACCCTGAGCCTGGAGAACCGCTGCGACCCGCACAGCGTCTCGGCGCATATGCTCTACGAGAACTCCAATCCGTTCCGCCTGACCGAACCCGGTGGCGTGTTGGATGTGACCCAGGCTCGCTACGTGGCGCTGGACGAGCGCCGGGTGGGCGTAACCGGGTCGGTCTGGGAAAAGACGCCCTACACCGTGAAGCTGGAAGGCGCCGGGGCCGGCGGCTACCAGACCATCATGCTGGTGGGCATCCAGGACCCCGAGGTCTTGTCGCGGCTGGACGAATTTCACGATAAGATGCTGGCCGCCCTGAGGCATCGGGTGGACACCACCATCGGTGCGGCGGCTGGCGACTATCACATCTCGCTGCGCCTCTACGGCTGGAACGCCGTGTCCGGGGACAAGCCGTCCGAGGGCACGCCGGCTCCGCGCGAGGTGGGTGTGCTGTTCGTCGCCACCGCCGCGACCCAGGATATGGCCAGCCAGATCGCCAAGGCCTGCAACGCCTGGTTCTTCCACTTCCCAATCGTCGAGGACGAGGAGTTGCCCAGCTACGGCTTCGCCTTCACGCCCGCCGATATCGAGCGCGGCGCCGTCTATGAGTTCAAGCTGAATCACGTGGTCGAGCTGGACGACCCCATGGAGTTGGTCCGCACCACCTGGATCGACCTGAAAAAGAAGGAAGCGGCGTGA
- a CDS encoding DUF4387 domain-containing protein, with amino-acid sequence MTTVKDVCRHVRSKNAGPYWVTFDLFFDGPDSFEKHHANPALGPQLFQRLFGADPALVRHYPVADLNVVKISYARTSPQGGVVERDMHCGQQFVRLLDVQLD; translated from the coding sequence ATGACGACCGTCAAGGATGTCTGCCGCCACGTGCGGTCCAAGAACGCGGGCCCCTACTGGGTGACGTTCGACCTGTTCTTCGACGGGCCGGACAGCTTCGAGAAGCATCACGCCAACCCGGCTCTGGGCCCGCAACTGTTCCAGCGGCTGTTCGGCGCCGACCCGGCGCTGGTGAGGCACTATCCGGTGGCTGACCTCAACGTGGTCAAGATCTCGTACGCCCGCACCTCGCCCCAGGGCGGGGTCGTCGAGCGCGACATGCACTGCGGCCAGCAGTTCGTGCGCCTGCTCGACGTGCAGCTCGACTAG